In Lotus japonicus ecotype B-129 chromosome 5, LjGifu_v1.2, one genomic interval encodes:
- the LOC130717894 gene encoding probable dolichyl pyrophosphate Glc1Man9GlcNAc2 alpha-1,3-glucosyltransferase isoform X1 has translation MGKEKVSSEDVHNSYSPKTSLWWFYLVATCIKALLFPSYRSTDFEVHRNWLALTHSLPLSQWYFDETSPWTLDYPPFFAYFERFLSIFAHLVDPQIVHLQQGLNYSSNKVIYFQRLTVIVSDLTLLYGVYRLTRNLDSRKQKLIWSLVIWSPMLLIVDHVHFQYNGFLIGILLISLSYLEEGGDLLGGFVFAVLLCFKHLFAVAAPVYFVYLLRHYCRGGIVRGSSRLLIMGGMVAAVFASAFGPFFYFGQIQQVIQRLFPFGRGLCHAYWAPNFWVFYIMSDKGLAFIFRKLGFNIQTPAGSFTAGLVGDSSPFSVLPQVTPSMTFIMVLLTLSPCLFKAWKNPQPKMICRWVAYAYTCGFLFGWHVHEKASLHFVIPLAIVAAQTLEDAKHYFLLSIVSCYSLFPLLFEAQEYPIKVLLLLLHSILMWSGFSAQFHDGIETRASNARPKKKVDQFGSKGSSGEPVKNEGFVISWIERIYPVGLVVVEIWGQFLHPLLLGDKLAFAPLMLVSIYCAFGIMYSWIWQLRSIVKSL, from the exons ATGGGAAAAGAGAAAGTAAGCTCGGAAGACGTTCACAATTCTTATAGCCCCAAAACAAGTCTCTGGTGGTTTTATCTTGTTGCTACTTGTATAAAAGCTCTCCTTTTCCCATCCTACCGCAGTACAGACTTTGAGGTGCACCGCAATTGGCTGGCTTTGACCCACTCCCTCCCTCTTTCCCAGTGGTACTTTGATGAGACCAGTCCATGGACTCTTGACTACCCACCTTTCTTTGCCTATTTTGAACGCTTTCTATCCATTTTTGCTCACCTTGTTGATCCCCAAATAGTGCACCTTCAGCAGGGCCTGAATTATAGCTCAAACAAGGTGATTTATTTCCAAAGACTTACCGTAATAGTCTCTGATTTGACTCTTCTTTATGGGGTTTACAGACTTACTCGGAATCTAGATTCAAGAAAGCAAAAATTGATCTGGTCATTGGTTATTTGGTCACCAATGCTTCTTATAGTGGATCATGTACATTTCCAATACAATGGCTTTCTCATTGGGATTTTGTTGATTTCTCTTTCATATTTGGAGGAAGGAGGGGATTTGTTAGGTGGGTTTGTTTTTGCTGTTCTCTTGTGCTTTAAGCATTTATTTGCAGTGGCAGCGCcagtttattttgtttatttgttgAGACACTATTGTCGGGGTGGGATTGTGAGAGGCTCCAGTCGACTTTTGATTATGGGAGGTATGGTTGCAGCAGTGTTTGCATCTGCATTTGGGCCATTTTTCTACTTTGGGCAG ATACAACAAGTCATCCAACGATTGTTTCCATTTGGCAGGGGGCTTTGCCATGCATATTGGGCCCCAAATTTTTGGGTATTCTATATCATGTCAGATAAAGGGCTTGCTTTCATATTCAGAAAACTTGGGTTTAATATCCAGACACCAGCAGGTTCATTCACAGCTGGGCTAGTAGGGGATTCCTCACCTTTTTCTGTACTACCTCAG GTCACTCCGTCCATGACCTTTATAATGGTTCTACTTACCTTATCTCCTTGTCTTTTCAAGGCTTGGAAGAATCCACAGCCAAAGATGATTTGTAGATGGGTAGCCTATGCTTATACCTGTGGCTTTCTTTTTGGGTGGCACGTGCATGAGAAGGCATCACTCCATTTTGTAATTCCACTAGCTATTGTTGCTGCGCAAACCCTGGAGGATGCAAAGCATTACTTTTTGCTATCAATAG TATCCTGCTATTCACTTTTTCCGCTACTATTCGAGGCACAAGAGTATCCTATCAAAGTTCTGTTGCTGCTTCTGCACTCCATTTTGATGTGGTCAGGCTTTTCAGCACAATTTCATGATGGGATTGAGACAAGAGCGTCAAATGCTCGTCCAAAGAAAAAGGTTGATCAATTTGGATCTAAAGGTAGTTCAGGTGAACCTGTGAAGAATGAAGGTTTTGTTATTAGCTGGATTGAGAGGATTTATCCGGTTGGTCTTGTAGTTGTAGAGATATGGGGCCAATTTTTACACCCTCTTCTTTTGGGTGATAAGCTTGCATTCGCGCCCCTTATGTTGGTCTCTATATACTGTGCTTTTGGGATCATGTACTCTTGGATTTGGCAGCTAAGATCCATTGTTAAATCTCTTTAA
- the LOC130717894 gene encoding probable dolichyl pyrophosphate Glc1Man9GlcNAc2 alpha-1,3-glucosyltransferase isoform X2, with translation MGKEKVSSEDVHNSYSPKTSLWWFYLVATCIKALLFPSYRSTDFEVHRNWLALTHSLPLSQWYFDETSPWTLDYPPFFAYFERFLSIFAHLVDPQIVHLQQGLNYSSNKVIYFQRLTVIVSDLTLLYGVYRLTRNLDSRKQKLIWSLVIWSPMLLIVDHVHFQYNGFLIGILLISLSYLEEGGDLLGGFVFAVLLCFKHLFAVAAPVYFVYLLRHYCRGGIVRGSSRLLIMGGMVAAVFASAFGPFFYFGQIQQVIQRLFPFGRGLCHAYWAPNFWVFYIMSDKGLAFIFRKLGFNIQTPAGSFTAGLVGDSSPFSVLPQAWKNPQPKMICRWVAYAYTCGFLFGWHVHEKASLHFVIPLAIVAAQTLEDAKHYFLLSIVSCYSLFPLLFEAQEYPIKVLLLLLHSILMWSGFSAQFHDGIETRASNARPKKKVDQFGSKGSSGEPVKNEGFVISWIERIYPVGLVVVEIWGQFLHPLLLGDKLAFAPLMLVSIYCAFGIMYSWIWQLRSIVKSL, from the exons ATGGGAAAAGAGAAAGTAAGCTCGGAAGACGTTCACAATTCTTATAGCCCCAAAACAAGTCTCTGGTGGTTTTATCTTGTTGCTACTTGTATAAAAGCTCTCCTTTTCCCATCCTACCGCAGTACAGACTTTGAGGTGCACCGCAATTGGCTGGCTTTGACCCACTCCCTCCCTCTTTCCCAGTGGTACTTTGATGAGACCAGTCCATGGACTCTTGACTACCCACCTTTCTTTGCCTATTTTGAACGCTTTCTATCCATTTTTGCTCACCTTGTTGATCCCCAAATAGTGCACCTTCAGCAGGGCCTGAATTATAGCTCAAACAAGGTGATTTATTTCCAAAGACTTACCGTAATAGTCTCTGATTTGACTCTTCTTTATGGGGTTTACAGACTTACTCGGAATCTAGATTCAAGAAAGCAAAAATTGATCTGGTCATTGGTTATTTGGTCACCAATGCTTCTTATAGTGGATCATGTACATTTCCAATACAATGGCTTTCTCATTGGGATTTTGTTGATTTCTCTTTCATATTTGGAGGAAGGAGGGGATTTGTTAGGTGGGTTTGTTTTTGCTGTTCTCTTGTGCTTTAAGCATTTATTTGCAGTGGCAGCGCcagtttattttgtttatttgttgAGACACTATTGTCGGGGTGGGATTGTGAGAGGCTCCAGTCGACTTTTGATTATGGGAGGTATGGTTGCAGCAGTGTTTGCATCTGCATTTGGGCCATTTTTCTACTTTGGGCAG ATACAACAAGTCATCCAACGATTGTTTCCATTTGGCAGGGGGCTTTGCCATGCATATTGGGCCCCAAATTTTTGGGTATTCTATATCATGTCAGATAAAGGGCTTGCTTTCATATTCAGAAAACTTGGGTTTAATATCCAGACACCAGCAGGTTCATTCACAGCTGGGCTAGTAGGGGATTCCTCACCTTTTTCTGTACTACCTCAG GCTTGGAAGAATCCACAGCCAAAGATGATTTGTAGATGGGTAGCCTATGCTTATACCTGTGGCTTTCTTTTTGGGTGGCACGTGCATGAGAAGGCATCACTCCATTTTGTAATTCCACTAGCTATTGTTGCTGCGCAAACCCTGGAGGATGCAAAGCATTACTTTTTGCTATCAATAG TATCCTGCTATTCACTTTTTCCGCTACTATTCGAGGCACAAGAGTATCCTATCAAAGTTCTGTTGCTGCTTCTGCACTCCATTTTGATGTGGTCAGGCTTTTCAGCACAATTTCATGATGGGATTGAGACAAGAGCGTCAAATGCTCGTCCAAAGAAAAAGGTTGATCAATTTGGATCTAAAGGTAGTTCAGGTGAACCTGTGAAGAATGAAGGTTTTGTTATTAGCTGGATTGAGAGGATTTATCCGGTTGGTCTTGTAGTTGTAGAGATATGGGGCCAATTTTTACACCCTCTTCTTTTGGGTGATAAGCTTGCATTCGCGCCCCTTATGTTGGTCTCTATATACTGTGCTTTTGGGATCATGTACTCTTGGATTTGGCAGCTAAGATCCATTGTTAAATCTCTTTAA
- the LOC130717241 gene encoding classical arabinogalactan protein 26, producing the protein MAPFWSFSAVLLALMAFTCPLALASQQKNMHVSTISAAPTTLPGSPLLSPTLSPDIEPLFPTPGKDAFSPSESSLPTIPSSPSPPNPDITGHQGHGLAFPPSESMPAPAPSSQGASLPLYSILQLVMLVICIMQLYGM; encoded by the coding sequence ATGGCTCCCTTTTGGTCATTCTCTGCAGTACTCTTGGCCTTAATGGCATTCACTTGTCCCTTGGCCTTGGCTTCTCAACAAAAAAACATGCATGTTTCCACCATCTCAGCAGCACCAACTACTTTACCAGGTTCCCCTCTTTTATCTCCTACACTTTCACCAGATATTGAGCCACTGTTTCCAACACCAGGAAAAGATGCTTTCTCTCcatcagagtcttcactacCAACAATTCCTTCAAGTCCAAGCCCTCCCAACCCAGATATCACTGGTCATCAAGGGCATGGTTTGGCTTTTCCACCATCAGAGTCTATGCCAGCTCCAGCACCTTCTTCCCAGGGCGCATCTCTTCCACTGTACTCAATTTTACAATTGGTCATGCTGGTCATTTGTATAATGCAGCTTTATGGCATGTGA
- the LOC130717240 gene encoding protein NETWORKED 3A-like isoform X1, whose protein sequence is MMILQILFGEFKVLFYCFILCLFLCRLLLVVNLKSKKIVRDRMGEMKKNQQSNWWWLDSHSTTKRSPWLQSTLTELNEKTKAMLKLIEEDADSFSQRAEMYYKKRPELLRMVEDFYRSHCSLAERYDQVKPDPGTRLMKTRVSPFSSPKCHQSEKFKSFSDDGYSESCGAEEESVKSEVDDPELEEDTKSKVEKEVQFVAANEVMSLGEEIERLSEENKAHEEQIKKKENVHDEVMLLREEIELLRKENKAQKDELKMKDTICNEVVVLREEIKRFREENKAQKDHLKQKDEEKIEVIRHLSFAINVLKEENVKMRSFIAKQGKEFAKKWKNPFEFNKLIGSLQGKFLNLNGIPRKHKPSVVAL, encoded by the exons ATGATGATTCTTCAGATTTTATTTGGGGAATTCAAGgttctattttattgttttattctttgtcttttcctatgtaggttgttgttggtggtgaaTCTGAAATCTAAGAAAATAGTGAGGGATAGAATGGGTGAAATGAAGAAGAATCAACAGTCAAACTGGTGGTGGCTTGACAGTCATAGCACCACAAAACGATCCCCATGGCTTCAATCTACACTCACTG AGCTAAACGAGAAGACGAAGGCAATGTTGAAACTAATTGAAGAAGATGCAGATTCCTTTTCACAACGTGCAGAGATGTATTACAAGAAGAGACCAGAGCTCTTGAGAATGGTTGAAGATTTCTACAGGTCACACTGCTCGTTAGCGGAGCGATACGATCAAGTCAAACCCGACCCGGGAACTCGCCTTATGAAGACAAGGGTGTCCCCTTTTTCTTCACCCAAGTGTCATCAATCAGAGAAGTTTAAGAGCTTTTCTGATGATGGTTATTCTGAGAGTTGTGGTGCAGAGGAGGAGTCTGTGAAATCTGAAGTTGATGATCCTGAGCTTGAAGAGGATACTAAATCTAAAGTAGAGAAGGAAGTTCAGTTTGTGGCTGCAAATGAAGTGATGAGTCTGGGGGAGGAAATTGAGAGGCTTAGCGAAGAGAACAAGGCTCATGAGGAACAaatcaagaagaaagaaaatgttcATGATGAAGTAATGCTGTTGAGGGAAGAAATAGAACTGCTCAGGAAAGAGAATAAAGCTCAGAAAGATGAACTCAAGATGAAAGATACCATTTGCAATGAAGTGGTGGTGTTAAGGGAAGAGATAAAAAGATTCAGAGAAGAGAACAAGGCTCAGAAGGATCATCTCAAGcagaaagatgaagagaaaataGAGGTGATAAGACACCTGAGTTTTGCAATCAATGTGCTGAAAGAGGAGAATGTGAAGATGAGAAGCTTCATTGCTAAGCAGGGTAAGGAGTTTGCCAAGAAATGGAAGAACCCATTTGAGTTCAATAAACTCATTGGATCACTACAAGGGAAGTTCCTCAATCTCAATGGGATTCCAAGGAAACATAAGCCTAGTGTTGTAGCTCTCTAG
- the LOC130717240 gene encoding protein NETWORKED 3A-like isoform X2, with translation MGEMKKNQQSNWWWLDSHSTTKRSPWLQSTLTELNEKTKAMLKLIEEDADSFSQRAEMYYKKRPELLRMVEDFYRSHCSLAERYDQVKPDPGTRLMKTRVSPFSSPKCHQSEKFKSFSDDGYSESCGAEEESVKSEVDDPELEEDTKSKVEKEVQFVAANEVMSLGEEIERLSEENKAHEEQIKKKENVHDEVMLLREEIELLRKENKAQKDELKMKDTICNEVVVLREEIKRFREENKAQKDHLKQKDEEKIEVIRHLSFAINVLKEENVKMRSFIAKQGKEFAKKWKNPFEFNKLIGSLQGKFLNLNGIPRKHKPSVVAL, from the exons ATGGGTGAAATGAAGAAGAATCAACAGTCAAACTGGTGGTGGCTTGACAGTCATAGCACCACAAAACGATCCCCATGGCTTCAATCTACACTCACTG AGCTAAACGAGAAGACGAAGGCAATGTTGAAACTAATTGAAGAAGATGCAGATTCCTTTTCACAACGTGCAGAGATGTATTACAAGAAGAGACCAGAGCTCTTGAGAATGGTTGAAGATTTCTACAGGTCACACTGCTCGTTAGCGGAGCGATACGATCAAGTCAAACCCGACCCGGGAACTCGCCTTATGAAGACAAGGGTGTCCCCTTTTTCTTCACCCAAGTGTCATCAATCAGAGAAGTTTAAGAGCTTTTCTGATGATGGTTATTCTGAGAGTTGTGGTGCAGAGGAGGAGTCTGTGAAATCTGAAGTTGATGATCCTGAGCTTGAAGAGGATACTAAATCTAAAGTAGAGAAGGAAGTTCAGTTTGTGGCTGCAAATGAAGTGATGAGTCTGGGGGAGGAAATTGAGAGGCTTAGCGAAGAGAACAAGGCTCATGAGGAACAaatcaagaagaaagaaaatgttcATGATGAAGTAATGCTGTTGAGGGAAGAAATAGAACTGCTCAGGAAAGAGAATAAAGCTCAGAAAGATGAACTCAAGATGAAAGATACCATTTGCAATGAAGTGGTGGTGTTAAGGGAAGAGATAAAAAGATTCAGAGAAGAGAACAAGGCTCAGAAGGATCATCTCAAGcagaaagatgaagagaaaataGAGGTGATAAGACACCTGAGTTTTGCAATCAATGTGCTGAAAGAGGAGAATGTGAAGATGAGAAGCTTCATTGCTAAGCAGGGTAAGGAGTTTGCCAAGAAATGGAAGAACCCATTTGAGTTCAATAAACTCATTGGATCACTACAAGGGAAGTTCCTCAATCTCAATGGGATTCCAAGGAAACATAAGCCTAGTGTTGTAGCTCTCTAG
- the LOC130717239 gene encoding tubby-like F-box protein 3 — protein sequence MSFRSMILDRKGFEVKFSYGTRSKSESKSDTTIKESSLMVVDDGLKQSCWANMPPELLRDVLMRIEASEHNWPARKHVVACAGVCRSWRDIMEEIVKPPQISTKLTFPISLKQPGPRDSLLQCYIKRNRSNQTYYLFLGLNQASTDDGKFLLAARKCRHATHTDYIISLNHDDVSRGSSTYIGKLRSNFLGTKFTVYDAHPPICGAKVTKSRSTRLVSLKQVSPRVPAGNFPIVHVSYDLNVLGSRGPRIMQCVMDAIPASAVEPGGSAPTQTQFLHSRIDASPSIPFFRSKSTRMENLPSVPLTCQNEGMLVLKNKSPRWHEQLQCWCLNFNGRVTVASVKNFQLVASPRNGVSEQAQENVVLQFGKVGKDVFTMDYQYPISAFEAFAICLSSFDTKIACE from the exons ATGTCGTTTCGGAGCATGATTCTCGACAGGAAGGGATTCGAGGTGAAGTTCAGCTATGGCACAAGATCCAAGTCAGAGTCAAAGAGTGACACCACCATAAAGGAGAGTTCTTTGATGGTGGTTGATGATGGGTTGAAGCAGAGTTGTTGGGCTAACATGCCACCAGAGCTTCTGAGAGATGTGCTCATGAGGATTGAAGCCTCTGAGCATAATTGGCCTGCCCGGAAGCATGTGGTGGCCTGTGCCGGCGTTTGCCGGAGCTGGAGAGACATCATGGAGGAAATTGTCAAACCGCCACAAATCTCAACCAAGTTGACATTTCCTATTTCCTTGAAGCAG CCTGGTCCAAGGGATTCTCTTCTTCAGTGCTATATTAAAAGAAATCGCAGCAACCAAACATATTATCTGTTTCTTGGTTTAAACCAAG CTTCAACTGACGATGGCAAGTTCCTTCTAGCTGCACGCAAGTGTCGGCATGCAACCCACACTGACTATATAATCTCTCTAAACCATGATGATGTGTCGAGAGGGAGTAGCACCTATATTGGGAAGTTGAG ATCAAACTTTCTGGGCACCAAATTCACTGTGTATGATGCACACCCTCCAATTTGTGGAGCCAAAGTTACAAAGTCTCGTTCCACCAGGCTTGTTAGTCTCAAGCAAGTATCTCCAAGAGTTCCTGCAGGCAACTTTCCCATTGTGCATGTCTCATATGATCTGAATGTTTTGGGCTCTAG GGGCCCTAGAATAATGCAATGTGTTATGGATGCCATCCCTGCCTCAGCTGTTGAACCCGGAGGCTCGGCCCCAACACAGACTCAATTTCTTCATAGCAGAATTGACGCTTCTCCATCTATCCCGTTCTTCAGATCAAAATCAACCCGCATGGAGAACCTCCCATCTGTACCTTTAACTTGTCAAAATGAGGGGATGCTAGTATTAAAAAACAAATCCCCTAGGTGGCATGAACAACTCCAATGCTGGTGTCTGAACTTCAATGGGCGGGTGACAGTTGCTTCAGTTAAAAATTTCCAGCTGGTTGCTTCTCCTAGAAATGGAGTTTCTGAGCAGGCTCAGGAAAATGTTGTTCTACAATTCGGAAAAGTTGGAAAGGATGTGTTCACCATGGATTACCAATATCCAATCTCAGCCTTTGAAGCATTTGCAATATGCCTCAGCAGCTTTGACACCAAGATCGCTTGTGAATGA